In one window of Oryza sativa Japonica Group chromosome 9, ASM3414082v1 DNA:
- the LOC136351731 gene encoding uncharacterized protein, protein MEALQAERVELDAAWARVEEGRRSVEAMVEVGRKAHRRHVSELEARRKMLGEIAREVEEERGAALIATTMMNEAQDDLRLQYGSWEAELGKKLNAARGVLDAAAARERRAAETEVASRRREETLEARAMALEERACVVERDLADREAAVAIREVTLAVHEAACAEEESALRLREDTLTERERALEEAEAAAQRLAESASLREAAQEEQARRNLESARAERAALNQRAAELEAQARELDARARSGGAATGDSDLAARLAAAEHTIADLQGALDSSTGEVEALRLAGEIGPSMLRDAVSRLDRAERQAGLWGGRTVKYAANQGGLAQRLSEMAGTLQRLPEELEGTIKSSSRDLARGAVELVLASYQARDPDFSPWTALDEFPPGTEDGARAQVRDAADHIVHSFKGSAPRLAFALNSDEEGDDGGVGDSGDEAGDPGASE, encoded by the coding sequence atggaggccttgcaagcagagcgggtggagctcgacgccgcatgggcacgtgtcgaagaggggcgtcgctcggtggaggccatggtggaggtgggccgcaaggcacaccgccggcacgtctcagagctcgaagcccgtcggaagatgctgggggagatcgccagggaggtggaggaggagaggggggcggccctcatcgccactaccatgatgaacgaggcgcaggacgacctccgccttcaatacgggagctgggaggcggagctagggaagaagctcaacgccgcccggggggtccttgacgctgccgctgcccgagaacggcgggcggcggagaccgaggtggcatcccggcggcgcgaagaaacccttgaggcccgtgccatggcgctggaagagcgtgcctgcgtcgtggagagggacctggcggaccgcgaggccgccgttgctattcgggaggtcacactggcggtgcacgaagccgcctgtgccgaagaagagtccgcactccgcctccgcgaggatacgctcaccgagcgggagcgagccctcgaggaggccgaggccgcagcACAGAGGCTAGCGGAGAGCGCGTCCCTCCGCGAAGCTGCGCAAGAGGAACAAGCGCGTCGCAATCTGGaaagtgcccgcgccgagagggccgcactgaaccagcgggccgctgaactcgaggcgcaggcaagggagctggatgcaagggcgcgtagcggcggggcggccacgggcgacagcgacttagccgcccgcctcgcagctgccgaacacaccatcgcggatctgcagggcgcgctggattcgtccaccggggaggtcgaggcccttcgCCTGGCAGGCGAGATAGGGCCCAGCATGCTTCGCGACGCCGTGTCCCGTTTAGACCGCGCCGAGCGGCAGGCGggtctctggggcgggcggactgtgaagtacgccgccaaccaggggggcctcgcccagcgcctctcggagatggccgggactctccaacggctccccgaggagcttgaggggacgattaagtcatcctcgagggacctcgcccgaggagcggtggagctcgtactggcgagttaccaggccagggaccccgacttctccccatggacggcgctggacgagttccctcccgggaccgaggacggcgcgcgcgcgcaggtccgggatgccgccgaccatatcgtccacagcttcaagggttcggcccctcggctcgcgttcgccctcaactccgacgaggagggcgatgacggcggtgtgggcgacagtggcgacgaggctggcgacccgggtgcatcggagtga